A genomic stretch from Verrucomicrobiota bacterium includes:
- a CDS encoding SgcJ/EcaC family oxidoreductase — translation MICETTTAGADDRAAITAVVQSQAEAWNRADAEAFAERYAEDGTFTNVAGTRIYGKGGFVEQHAQIFRTLFAGSHLALTVGRIHFVRPDVAVVDLDATLANVQQVPPGAGLGSDGALHTKLQEVLTREDGRWWIAAFHNVAVAQMPPR, via the coding sequence GTGATCTGCGAAACCACCACCGCGGGTGCGGATGACCGCGCCGCGATCACCGCCGTCGTGCAAAGCCAGGCCGAGGCGTGGAATCGCGCCGACGCCGAGGCCTTTGCCGAACGCTACGCCGAAGACGGGACCTTCACCAACGTCGCCGGCACCCGGATCTACGGCAAAGGGGGGTTTGTGGAACAGCACGCGCAGATTTTCCGCACCCTCTTCGCGGGCAGTCACCTCGCCTTAACCGTGGGCAGGATCCACTTTGTGCGACCCGACGTCGCGGTGGTGGACCTCGATGCGACGCTCGCCAACGTGCAACAGGTGCCCCCAGGGGCTGGGCTGGGCAGCGACGGAGCGCTGCACACGAAGCTGCAGGAGGTCCTGACCAGAGAGGACGGCCGGTGGTGGATCGCGGCGTTTCACAACGTCGCCGTAGCCCAAATGCCGCCACGCTGA
- a CDS encoding FAD-dependent monooxygenase, which produces MKTSALIVGAGPVGLTLAIELARFGVPLRIVDKASRRTDKSKALVLWSRSLELLERSGVSRFLVDAGYKVESVTISADKRPIGRLTMDGLPSAYRFALMLPQSDTERILEEFLNGLGVRVEREVELLNFNDTGENVDAKLRHADGTEEGVETSWLAGCDGAHSTVRHRLGKEFHGETSLIDWLLADVHLVGVPPTSGIDIGWHSDGVLATFPISENRYRIVADVGTAHDGSAHPPTPTLADVQTVLDQRFPGGARATDAVWLSSFRINERKVADYRGRRAFLAGDAAHVHSPMGGQGMNTGMQDACNLAWKLALVVHGRASADLLDSYTPERSPVAEAVLKVTGRITSLATVKNKLGQALRNHTASLILGMAPARRFASQLAGELSIAYAHSPLNARGGHFDPHPGERAPIRPQEPPVGAGDAPRFAIFGQGEGIPADLRSRFSGLLEPSLREPFTPEGLWVVRPDGYTALSAKSGDWPAVSTYFDNLIAKGRAL; this is translated from the coding sequence ATGAAAACCTCCGCGTTAATCGTCGGGGCGGGCCCTGTCGGCCTCACCCTGGCCATCGAACTCGCGCGCTTCGGCGTCCCCCTGCGCATCGTCGACAAAGCGTCCCGGCGCACCGACAAGTCCAAGGCGCTCGTCCTCTGGAGCCGCTCCCTTGAGCTCCTGGAGCGCTCCGGCGTGAGCCGCTTCCTGGTCGACGCGGGATACAAGGTCGAAAGCGTCACGATCTCGGCCGACAAACGCCCCATCGGCCGCCTCACGATGGACGGGCTTCCGTCCGCTTACCGTTTCGCGCTCATGTTGCCTCAGAGCGACACGGAGCGCATCCTTGAAGAATTCCTCAACGGCCTGGGCGTTCGGGTCGAGCGTGAGGTCGAGCTCCTCAACTTCAACGACACCGGTGAAAACGTCGATGCGAAGCTTCGCCACGCGGACGGCACCGAAGAGGGGGTGGAAACCTCGTGGCTGGCCGGCTGTGATGGCGCCCACAGCACCGTGCGCCATCGGCTGGGCAAGGAGTTCCACGGCGAAACCTCCCTGATCGATTGGCTGCTGGCCGACGTCCACCTTGTCGGGGTGCCCCCCACATCGGGGATCGACATCGGCTGGCACTCGGACGGCGTGCTCGCGACCTTTCCCATCTCGGAAAACCGCTACCGCATCGTGGCCGACGTCGGAACGGCGCACGACGGCTCCGCCCACCCCCCCACGCCCACGCTGGCCGACGTGCAGACGGTCCTCGACCAGCGCTTTCCCGGCGGCGCGCGCGCCACGGATGCGGTCTGGCTCTCCTCGTTCCGCATCAACGAGCGCAAGGTCGCCGATTACCGCGGCCGCCGGGCGTTTCTCGCCGGCGATGCGGCCCATGTGCACAGCCCTATGGGCGGCCAAGGCATGAATACCGGCATGCAGGACGCCTGCAACCTCGCCTGGAAGCTCGCCCTGGTCGTTCACGGCAGGGCATCAGCGGACCTGCTCGACAGCTACACCCCCGAGCGCAGCCCGGTGGCGGAGGCCGTGCTCAAAGTGACCGGCCGGATCACTTCCCTGGCCACGGTCAAGAACAAGCTGGGCCAGGCGCTCCGCAATCACACCGCCTCGCTCATCCTGGGGATGGCTCCGGCCCGCCGGTTCGCCTCGCAACTCGCCGGCGAGCTCTCCATTGCCTATGCCCACAGCCCGCTCAACGCACGCGGAGGACATTTTGATCCGCACCCGGGAGAGCGCGCGCCCATTCGCCCGCAGGAACCGCCCGTCGGTGCCGGCGACGCACCGCGGTTCGCGATCTTTGGCCAAGGAGAAGGCATCCCCGCCGATCTGCGGTCGCGCTTTAGCGGCCTGTTGGAGCCGTCCCTCCGGGAACCCTTCACTCCGGAAGGCCTGTGGGTCGTCCGTCCTGACGGCTACACCGCGCTCTCGGCAAAGTCCGGCGACTGGCCCGCCGTCTCCACCTACTTCGACAACCTCATCGCGAAAGGAAGGGCGCTGTGA
- a CDS encoding TetR/AcrR family transcriptional regulator — MPKISEQQRQARRDQILAAVWPCFLRKGVHATSMEDIIRESGLSAGAVYLYFKGKDELILTAISTYLGQLRGLLLPVLTREEALAPLPFVHEVASAIAKHTKRAGIDLNAVILMGWSEAQTNGAVKALVTEFQTKYRDALTAVVRQWQRRKHVRAEADAEAIAKALLSFFLGSIVQEALLGDADPATLTRGIEGLLGTSVPKGPPGGKGRRRR, encoded by the coding sequence ATGCCGAAAATTTCTGAGCAACAACGTCAGGCGCGTCGGGACCAGATCCTGGCGGCGGTGTGGCCCTGCTTCCTTCGCAAGGGCGTTCACGCCACGTCCATGGAAGACATCATCCGGGAGTCGGGGCTGTCGGCGGGAGCGGTCTACCTTTACTTCAAGGGCAAGGACGAGCTCATCCTGACGGCGATCTCGACCTACCTGGGCCAGTTACGGGGACTGCTGCTGCCGGTGCTGACGCGGGAGGAGGCGCTTGCCCCGTTACCCTTCGTGCACGAGGTGGCGTCCGCGATCGCCAAGCACACCAAACGGGCGGGCATCGATCTGAACGCGGTGATCCTGATGGGCTGGAGTGAGGCGCAGACCAACGGTGCCGTGAAGGCGCTGGTGACGGAGTTCCAGACCAAGTACCGGGACGCCTTGACCGCGGTGGTCCGGCAGTGGCAGCGGCGCAAGCACGTGCGCGCCGAGGCGGATGCGGAAGCCATCGCCAAGGCGCTGCTCTCCTTCTTCTTGGGTTCCATCGTGCAAGAGGCTTTGCTGGGCGATGCGGATCCGGCGACGCTCACCCGTGGCATCGAAGGCCTGCTGGGGACGAGCGTTCCGAAGGGTCCGCCGGGGGGCAAGGGGCGCCGCCGTCGCTGA
- a CDS encoding redoxin domain-containing protein, which translates to MTTLLVLALALPWLLIGFGCWLGYQLVRQHGRILLRLEALEKGLAARPAEPPRPAPAAPSGLPLGSMAPDFELPDLSGARHRLSEFRGRPVLLIFFNPACGFCTSMVPELAALSPGGRDAKPVPLVVSTGGAEANRQLFQTHAIGCPVLLQKEMEVAAQYQAHGTPVGYLLDETGTLASELAVGAAALLALATAPAPQGAPEAGHAPPSKPAARGNKPVSESRLNRSGLKAGTPAPNFRLPRLDGKELALEDYRGQRVLLVFTDPDCGPCEQLAPHLERVHRERKDLQVLMVSRQDAETNRQKVAKLGLTFPVVLQKNWEVSLRYAMFATPVGYLIDERGVLASDVAAGFDAILALAAGPSVSSNGHQPHPESPLPARA; encoded by the coding sequence GTTGCTGATCGGCTTTGGCTGCTGGCTCGGCTACCAACTGGTGCGTCAACACGGGCGCATCTTGCTGCGCTTGGAGGCGCTCGAGAAAGGGCTTGCCGCCCGGCCGGCTGAGCCGCCCCGCCCTGCGCCGGCTGCCCCGAGCGGCCTGCCGCTGGGCTCCATGGCCCCGGACTTCGAATTGCCCGACCTTTCGGGGGCTCGCCACCGGCTCTCAGAGTTTCGGGGTCGTCCGGTGCTGCTGATCTTCTTCAACCCCGCCTGCGGTTTCTGCACGAGCATGGTGCCGGAGCTGGCGGCCTTGTCGCCTGGGGGCCGGGACGCCAAGCCCGTGCCGCTTGTGGTCAGCACGGGGGGAGCCGAGGCCAACCGCCAGCTCTTCCAAACGCACGCCATCGGCTGCCCGGTGCTGCTGCAAAAGGAAATGGAAGTGGCCGCACAATATCAGGCCCACGGCACGCCGGTGGGCTACCTTCTCGACGAAACGGGCACCCTCGCCAGTGAGTTGGCCGTGGGCGCGGCAGCCCTGCTGGCGTTGGCGACCGCCCCGGCGCCACAAGGCGCGCCGGAAGCGGGCCACGCGCCGCCGTCCAAGCCAGCCGCCCGGGGTAACAAACCCGTAAGCGAGAGCCGGCTCAACCGCAGCGGGCTCAAAGCCGGAACGCCTGCGCCGAACTTCCGCTTACCGCGCCTGGATGGGAAGGAACTGGCCCTTGAGGACTACCGGGGCCAGCGGGTGTTGCTGGTCTTTACCGACCCGGACTGCGGCCCCTGCGAGCAATTGGCCCCGCACTTGGAACGCGTGCACCGCGAGCGCAAAGACCTGCAGGTGCTCATGGTCAGCCGGCAGGACGCAGAGACCAACCGGCAGAAGGTGGCCAAGCTGGGGTTAACCTTTCCGGTGGTGCTGCAGAAAAACTGGGAGGTCTCGCTGCGGTACGCCATGTTCGCCACCCCGGTGGGATACCTCATTGATGAGCGCGGGGTGCTGGCTTCGGACGTGGCGGCGGGATTTGACGCCATTCTGGCCTTAGCCGCCGGCCCGAGCGTCTCCTCCAACGGCCACCAGCCCCACCCTGAAAGTCCTTTGCCAGCGCGCGCGTAA